Proteins encoded in a region of the Buchnera aphidicola (Phyllaphis fagi) genome:
- the iscU gene encoding Fe-S cluster assembly scaffold IscU has protein sequence MTYSKKVIDHYENPRNVGSFKNSKDNNIGNALVGAPACGDVMKLQIKVNSQGIIEDACFKTYGCGSAIASSSLITEWIKGKSLEEAGTIRNTNIAQELKLPPVKIHCSILAEDAIRDAISDYKRKNQ, from the coding sequence ATGACATATAGTAAAAAAGTTATAGATCATTACGAAAATCCCAGAAATGTTGGATCTTTTAAAAATTCTAAAGATAATAACATTGGTAATGCTTTAGTGGGAGCTCCTGCATGTGGAGATGTTATGAAATTACAAATTAAAGTAAATAGTCAAGGTATTATTGAGGATGCTTGTTTTAAAACATATGGATGTGGTTCTGCTATTGCTTCTAGTTCACTAATTACTGAATGGATTAAAGGTAAATCATTAGAAGAAGCGGGAACTATACGAAATACTAATATTGCACAAGAATTAAAATTACCTCCAGTAAAAATTCATTGTTCTATTTTAGCTGAAGATGCTATAAGAGATGCTATTTCTGATTATAAAAGAAAAAATCAGTAG
- the hscB gene encoding Fe-S protein assembly co-chaperone HscB, with amino-acid sequence MNYFKLFQIEQKSEVDCKLLSYRFYKLQRQFHPDHAMHLSQQKQKAMLKQSIIINQGYKILKNPFLRYQYLLSLYGFSLQNKNHLKNKKKFLMEQFNLSERFEIFQKNGYEINEFHNIKSFIHVKIKKYQLQIQSELDKKQWNLAINTLYKLSFYQKKIIDIQKIEIKLNI; translated from the coding sequence ATGAATTATTTTAAATTATTTCAAATAGAACAAAAATCTGAAGTTGATTGTAAATTGTTATCTTATCGTTTTTATAAATTACAACGTCAATTTCATCCTGATCATGCTATGCATTTATCTCAACAAAAACAGAAAGCCATGCTCAAACAATCTATTATAATTAATCAAGGATATAAAATTTTAAAAAATCCGTTTCTTAGATATCAGTATTTACTTTCATTATATGGATTTTCTTTACAGAATAAAAATCATTTAAAAAATAAAAAAAAATTTTTAATGGAACAATTTAATTTATCTGAACGTTTCGAAATATTTCAAAAAAATGGATACGAAATAAATGAATTTCATAACATTAAATCATTTATTCATGTAAAAATTAAAAAATACCAATTGCAAATACAATCTGAGTTAGATAAAAAACAATGGAATCTAGCAATAAATACATTATATAAATTATCATTTTATCAAAAAAAAATTATAGATATACAAAAAATAGAAATTAAATTAAATATTTAG
- the fdx gene encoding ISC system 2Fe-2S type ferredoxin: MSKIIFLPHKILLPSGGIFTMHIGDTILDIALNNNINMQHACEKSCACSTCHCIVREGYNLLSKITESENDVLDKAWGLEYSSRLACQAKIIDISSNIKVEIPLYT; encoded by the coding sequence ATGTCAAAAATTATTTTTTTACCACATAAAATTTTACTACCATCTGGTGGAATATTTACAATGCATATTGGAGATACAATTTTAGATATTGCTTTAAATAATAATATTAATATGCAACATGCATGTGAAAAATCATGTGCTTGTAGTACATGTCACTGTATCGTGAGGGAAGGTTATAATTTATTATCTAAAATTACTGAATCAGAAAATGATGTTTTAGATAAAGCATGGGGATTAGAATATTCGAGTAGATTAGCGTGTCAAGCTAAAATTATTGATATTTCATCTAATATTAAAGTAGAAATACCATTATATACATAA